Below is a genomic region from Chitinivibrionia bacterium.
CCATAATTATACGCTGAATGGCGGCGTTCATTTGCTCAAACAAAAAAGGGTCGTGTAAGTTTTCGAGGGCGGGATTAAAAAAATCTTTGCTCTGTTCAAAGTCGGCAAGTCCTCGCCCCACAAGTATTTGAGCGAACATTGTCGATACGTTCAGCGCGCTTTCAACTTTGGAAACGAGTTTTTCATCGTATTCGCGAAGAATTATTTTTTCTTTTGGTTTTGTATATTTATTCGTCATTATTTGTTCCTGTCGCAAGCAAGGTTTCTCGTATTTCCGATAAATCTGCCTGCCATTTTTCCGGATTGTTCATATATTGATTTATTATTTGTATTGCCTCTTCGCTACTAAATTCCGTAATTCTTAAAAGTTCTCGAAGTAAATGCGCGTATCCCTCTTCTCGAAACGTGTGAAATCTTTGGTTTAAAACAACTATTCCCAAAATTAGCTGTTGCCTTTTTGTCAGCAAATCGCTTTGAATTCCGATTGTAAAAGGCGATTGCGTATCGGCTCTGCCTCTTTCTCTGCGAAAATTATGCGGTCTTTGCGGCGCTGTCTCGTTTTCGACAAAGGCAAAAACAGCGCTGTTAATTGCCATAAAGCAAAGTAAAATTATATAGTAGCGGGTCAACGTAAACTCCGTTTCTTATTATGGAAAAATGTAGGTGAGGACCTGTTGTCCAACCGCTTTGACCTACTGTGCCTATTTGTGTTCCGCGACTTACATTTTGTCCGGCTCTTACTAAAATAAGACCTAAGTGCGCATAAAAGGTCTCGTAATTATTAGCGTGCCTTATTCGTAAAGTTCTGCCGAAATATATATCGTCTCGCACAGCAGAAACCACTCCGTCGGCAGGGGCGTATATTGGCGTATTAAGTTCGGCGGCAAGGTCAACTCCGAGATGAGTTCGCATTGCTCCCGTAAAAGGGCATAGCTGGTCTTCTTCGGCGCTGAACGCTCTCTTTAAAACAATTCTTGCATTTTGCATAAATGGAAAAATCAATGGGTAATTTCTGAAAATATTGTTTTGCGTAGAAACATTATCGGCTATTTCGGCAAAATATTCCAAAATTGAATTAGAATATTCCAAAAGACCGCAGACCGAAAACTTCATTATCACAGAATTTTCCAAATCCTTCATTTTAGCTGAACGTAGGGGATGCAAAAGTTGGGAATATTGCTCTAATCTTTCTTCCAAAGCATCATTGTCGTTAATGTTTTTCTTTAACCGTTCTATTGCGTCGGATAAAAAATTGTTTCTATCCTGCGTTATCTCTATTCTTTGCGACAAAATTCCGGGCAATTCTCTATATTCCTTGAAAATATAAATCCCTATTACAACGAAAGCGATAATCACAATGGAAAATAACAAAATGAGCGCTCGTAAAATTAAGCTGCCCCACTTTGTTTTTTTATTGTGAAGAAAAATTATTTTCGGAAATTTACCACTCAAACTAAATGCCTGCTACTTTCTACTTGACTTCGCCGGCAGCATCGTCTTTATCTTTCTTTGCTTCTTCTTTTATTTTCTCAATTTCTCTGTCCAAGTCCTCGATTTCTGCCACCGATTTGTCAATTTCCTGTACGAATTCGTCAATCAAAGATGCGGGAATTGCTTCCTCTTTGCTGTCTTTCACATATTCGTACGCGCGCAAGCCCGCGGAAATATAATTTTTCTCAACTCTTCTTTTAAGAATAAGTTGGTCCATTTTGAGCTTCGCTATGCGTGAATATTGCGAAACTTTTTCTGCGGCGATTTCCGCGCCTTTTTGCACGTTCTTTTTTACTTCTTCCCAATCCATTAAAAACCTCCGTTTTATAAAGTTATTGTAATAAAATAATATATTGTTTATAACAATTACCGAAAAATATCTCTAATTGACGATAAAAGTGTATTTATCCCTCTTCTGAAAGTTTGGTCATCGAACGAAATAGAGATGTTTTCACCTTTGCCCGAGACGGATGCGCCTAAAAATCTTCCTTCATTTTGCGGAATGTCAGGAGTCATCGCTTCCCAAATTCCTCTTTCGATTATTGACCTCATAGCAGGCGAAAACCGAATGCCTGCCGAGAATCGATACTCTGAACTTTTAGGATAAAAACGCCCATCAGCTAGAATTGCGAAGCGAAAATTGTCTGCCATAAAGTCGTTAATAACGATTTTTGACGGCGAATATTTGATGTCTGCCGACACATTGGCAAAATCCAAACTGTTTATTCCGACAAATGCCAATGCTGACAAAATTTGCTTGGTAAACCTGTTTCCGCTGTCTCTGAAATTGTTTATGGAAACCGAAGCGCTTGCCTCAATATTTTTTATATTTTGAAGAAATTCCGCATTTAAAGTAAATTCGTCAGCGTAAGGGGTTATTTCTGCCGCCAAAGTTCCCGAAACATTCAAATCCGGAAATAAATTGCCGATTTCAATACCTCTTATTTCAATTTCTGGGTTTTGGAAAATTAGAAGACTGTCGAAAAAAAGGAACCCGTTAATATCGATTTCGCCGTTATCGGGTATCTGAAAATTAGAATTTATACTGATAAGCGCACTGTCGATAAGTTCTCCGCAGGCGCTGAAATTTTTTATTTCAAAACCGAAATCATTAAAATTATTTGCCGTAATTTCGTATTTTTGCGTCTCAAAAAATATATTGCCTTGCGCTTTGGTAAAAATTTGGTTTTCAGCGATTTTCAGGTCTATCCCTTGCAAAATTGCAATTTGTGAAAAGTTCTGCAAGTGAATTGTTTCGCCCATTGTAATTCTTCTCAAAACGGCTCTGATATATCCGCCGAAATAAAAATCAATACGGCAAGATTTTATCGTCGCGTTAAAGTTTTGCGAAAAATCACTGATTTGTATATCGCTGAACTCAATTTTGTTCGGGAATTTAGCCCTCGAATTGCGAATTTCAATGATAATTCCGTTTTTTTGCCCTGCTTCGACTATCCCTGCTTTCATTATTTTCAACGATTTTGGGACGCTTATAAAGAATATCGCCGTGAAAATACCTGCAATTACAAGAAAAATCGTACAAAAAGCTATAAGTTTTGACATTTGCTATCCTCAAAATAGTAATTTTACCTTAAAATTTTAATACAAATATACAATTTGGGGATATAAAAATGGCGTATTCGGATGAAAAAAATCGAGAAAATGATTACAAAACGCTTTTTGAGATGACCGGAAGCAGTCTTGCAATGCAAAAAGTTGTTAAGCTTTGCATAAAAGTTGCGCCGTCGTCGGCAAACATTGTAATGCTCGGTGAAAACGGAACGGGTAAGGAATATTTCTCCCAAATAATACATAAATTATCTAAATATGAAGGAAAATTTATTGCGATAAACTGCGGCGCAATTCCCGAAAATTTATTTGAAAGCGAGCTGTTCGGGCATAAAAGAGGCGCGTTTACGGGAGCAATATCAGATAAGGCAGGCGTGGTGGAAGAAGCGGACGGCGGAACGCTTTTTTTGGACGAAATCGCCGACTTGCCGCTTAATTGTCAGGTAAAACTTCTGCGTTTTATTCAAGAAAAAACATTTCGCAGGGTAGGGGATACCTTTGACAGAAAATCGGATTGCAGGATAATCGCCGCGACCAACAAAAACCTGAAAACACTGATAGAAGAAGAAAAATTTCGCGAGGATTTGTATTATCGGCTCAACGTTTTTTCGATAACTTTGCCGCCGCTTCGGGAGCGAAAAGATAGTATTCCGTATTTGATAACGCTTTTTATAGAGCAACAGGCGCAAGTACTAAATAAGCGATTTAGCGGATTTTCGAACGACGCTCAGTTTGCTTTTGTGGCGTATGATTATCCGGGAAATATCCGAGAATTAAAAAATATTATAGAACACGCCGCCGTCGTTAATGAAAACGGCATAATTTTGTTTGAAGATTTGCCCGAATACCTGCAAAAAGATATTGAAAAAAAATACCTCGACAAAAAAGGCTTAATAGAATACAACGACGAGCCGCTCGATTATTTGCCGAAATTTGAGAACGAGCATAATAAAAATACCGAGGAAAACCAAACCGGCGACGGCGATGAATTCTGCGTAAATTCTACGCTTACTTTAAGCGATGTCGAAACGGCGTATATTAAATTTGTATTGAAAAAATGTAAAAATAATTACA
It encodes:
- a CDS encoding M23 family metallopeptidase is translated as MLFSIVIIAFVVIGIYIFKEYRELPGILSQRIEITQDRNNFLSDAIERLKKNINDNDALEERLEQYSQLLHPLRSAKMKDLENSVIMKFSVCGLLEYSNSILEYFAEIADNVSTQNNIFRNYPLIFPFMQNARIVLKRAFSAEEDQLCPFTGAMRTHLGVDLAAELNTPIYAPADGVVSAVRDDIYFGRTLRIRHANNYETFYAHLGLILVRAGQNVSRGTQIGTVGQSGWTTGPHLHFSIIRNGVYVDPLLYNFTLLYGN
- a CDS encoding sigma 54-interacting transcriptional regulator, with the translated sequence MAYSDEKNRENDYKTLFEMTGSSLAMQKVVKLCIKVAPSSANIVMLGENGTGKEYFSQIIHKLSKYEGKFIAINCGAIPENLFESELFGHKRGAFTGAISDKAGVVEEADGGTLFLDEIADLPLNCQVKLLRFIQEKTFRRVGDTFDRKSDCRIIAATNKNLKTLIEEEKFREDLYYRLNVFSITLPPLRERKDSIPYLITLFIEQQAQVLNKRFSGFSNDAQFAFVAYDYPGNIRELKNIIEHAAVVNENGIILFEDLPEYLQKDIEKKYLDKKGLIEYNDEPLDYLPKFENEHNKNTEENQTGDGDEFCVNSTLTLSDVETAYIKFVLKKCKNNYTKAVKILGISRSTIWRKLSNEYS